A portion of the Oncorhynchus gorbuscha isolate QuinsamMale2020 ecotype Even-year linkage group LG07, OgorEven_v1.0, whole genome shotgun sequence genome contains these proteins:
- the LOC124040007 gene encoding T-cell acute lymphocytic leukemia protein 1-like isoform X3 — protein sequence MQTSWIEERAERRGKCDPCAIVELRLPGLRYIEQDRSTIDRAQRRRRMAANSRERRRMLGLNVAFDRLRSVIPNLESDKKLSKSETLQMAQIYISTLSELLQDRPCGTDFSTTELESTEQVRTSPTGMPTVNDTAEDSTVELPGPGAYDTACRDSGNVMRAPCEDQKAELRGFMNLWERTSGTK from the coding sequence ATGCAGACCAGTTGGATAGAAGAGAGGGCAGAGCGCAGGGGAAAGTGTGACCCGTGCGCTATTGTGGAGCTCAGATTGCCAGGGCTCAGATACATTGAGCAGGACCGGAGCACCATCGATAGAGCGCAAAGGCGTCGGCGTATGGCTGCAAACTCCCGCGAGAGGAGGAGGATGCTCGGGCTCAATGTCGCATTCGACCGCCTCAGGAGCGTCATCCCCAACCTGGAGAGCGACAAGAAGCTGTCCAAGTCAGAGACTCTTCAGATGGCGCAGATATACATATCGACGCTCAGCGAGTTGTTGCAGGACAGGCCCTGCGGCACGGATTTCAGCACCACTGAACTTGAGAGCACCGAGCAAGTGCGCACTTCCCCAACTGGCATGCCAACAGTGAACGATACAGCAGAAGACTCAACTGTTGAGCTACCTGGGCCAGGTGCATACGATACCGCATGTAGAGACAGTGGGAACGTGATGCGTGCGCCCTGCGAAGACCAGAAGGCAGAGCTTAGAGGGTTTATGAACCTGTGGGAGAGAACTAGTGGAACAAAATAA
- the LOC124040007 gene encoding T-cell acute lymphocytic leukemia protein 1-like isoform X2 encodes MESREIVIDADTGADLKVQAHRIDGPRGALMQTSWIEERAERRGKCDPCAIVELRLPGLRYIEQDRSTIDRAQRRRRMAANSRERRRMLGLNVAFDRLRSVIPNLESDKKLSKSETLQMAQIYISTLSELLQDRPCGTDFSTTELESTEQVRTSPTGMPTVNDTAEDSTVELPGPGAYDTACRDSGNVMRAPCEDQKAELRGFMNLWERTSGTK; translated from the exons ATGGAGTCCAGGGAAATAGTAAT AGACGCAGACACTGGTGCGGATTTGAAAGTGCAAGCGCATCGTATAGACGGTCCACGTGGAGCTCTTATGCAGACCAGTTGGATAGAAGAGAGGGCAGAGCGCAGGGGAAAGTGTGACCCGTGCGCTATTGTGGAGCTCAGATTGCCAGGGCTCAGATACATTGAGCAGGACCGGAGCACCATCGATAGAGCGCAAAGGCGTCGGCGTATGGCTGCAAACTCCCGCGAGAGGAGGAGGATGCTCGGGCTCAATGTCGCATTCGACCGCCTCAGGAGCGTCATCCCCAACCTGGAGAGCGACAAGAAGCTGTCCAAGTCAGAGACTCTTCAGATGGCGCAGATATACATATCGACGCTCAGCGAGTTGTTGCAGGACAGGCCCTGCGGCACGGATTTCAGCACCACTGAACTTGAGAGCACCGAGCAAGTGCGCACTTCCCCAACTGGCATGCCAACAGTGAACGATACAGCAGAAGACTCAACTGTTGAGCTACCTGGGCCAGGTGCATACGATACCGCATGTAGAGACAGTGGGAACGTGATGCGTGCGCCCTGCGAAGACCAGAAGGCAGAGCTTAGAGGGTTTATGAACCTGTGGGAGAGAACTAGTGGAACAAAATAA
- the LOC124040007 gene encoding neurogenic differentiation factor 2-like isoform X1, with the protein MPRRKSLFVPFISRDADTGADLKVQAHRIDGPRGALMQTSWIEERAERRGKCDPCAIVELRLPGLRYIEQDRSTIDRAQRRRRMAANSRERRRMLGLNVAFDRLRSVIPNLESDKKLSKSETLQMAQIYISTLSELLQDRPCGTDFSTTELESTEQVRTSPTGMPTVNDTAEDSTVELPGPGAYDTACRDSGNVMRAPCEDQKAELRGFMNLWERTSGTK; encoded by the coding sequence ATGCCACGCCGCAAAAGTCTCTTTGTGCCATTTATTTCCAGAGACGCAGACACTGGTGCGGATTTGAAAGTGCAAGCGCATCGTATAGACGGTCCACGTGGAGCTCTTATGCAGACCAGTTGGATAGAAGAGAGGGCAGAGCGCAGGGGAAAGTGTGACCCGTGCGCTATTGTGGAGCTCAGATTGCCAGGGCTCAGATACATTGAGCAGGACCGGAGCACCATCGATAGAGCGCAAAGGCGTCGGCGTATGGCTGCAAACTCCCGCGAGAGGAGGAGGATGCTCGGGCTCAATGTCGCATTCGACCGCCTCAGGAGCGTCATCCCCAACCTGGAGAGCGACAAGAAGCTGTCCAAGTCAGAGACTCTTCAGATGGCGCAGATATACATATCGACGCTCAGCGAGTTGTTGCAGGACAGGCCCTGCGGCACGGATTTCAGCACCACTGAACTTGAGAGCACCGAGCAAGTGCGCACTTCCCCAACTGGCATGCCAACAGTGAACGATACAGCAGAAGACTCAACTGTTGAGCTACCTGGGCCAGGTGCATACGATACCGCATGTAGAGACAGTGGGAACGTGATGCGTGCGCCCTGCGAAGACCAGAAGGCAGAGCTTAGAGGGTTTATGAACCTGTGGGAGAGAACTAGTGGAACAAAATAA